The Carnobacterium mobile DSM 4848 genome includes a window with the following:
- the flhB gene encoding flagellar biosynthesis protein FlhB: MADKDGKTEKPSPKKLKDTRKKGEIAKSPDLTSAVTFVVFLMAATFLGTYILKQGYLYLKIYLSAGFAVDGLENNLGNIGMKSIVFILIMAGPFLAIGFVAAFLASMLQTGFLFSTEPLKMSFKKINPISGFKNMFSKKTLFTLLKNLAKLGLVFGMAYSTVKKSVVLLVNAGNIGTQKLFFLLMELVKDLGIQLGILLLVLGIADYIYQVYDYRKNLKMSKQDLKDEYKESEGDPQMKGKRKQFHRQLTSGMLSDVDTATAVITNPTHLAIAIRYDKATDEVPMIVAKGADHQAAKIRERAKEANVPIIENKPVARAMYKSIEVGQPIPVDMYQAIAEILALVYQMEEMNKHKI; encoded by the coding sequence ATGGCAGATAAAGATGGCAAAACAGAAAAACCCAGTCCAAAGAAACTGAAAGACACACGTAAAAAAGGGGAAATAGCTAAGAGTCCTGATTTGACTTCTGCGGTTACATTTGTCGTTTTTTTGATGGCTGCAACGTTTCTCGGTACATATATTTTAAAACAAGGGTATCTTTACTTGAAGATTTACTTATCAGCTGGATTCGCGGTAGATGGATTGGAAAACAACTTAGGAAATATCGGTATGAAATCGATTGTTTTTATTCTGATTATGGCTGGTCCTTTTCTAGCTATCGGCTTTGTGGCTGCCTTTTTAGCCAGTATGCTGCAGACCGGGTTTTTATTTTCAACTGAACCGTTAAAAATGAGTTTTAAAAAAATCAATCCCATCAGCGGATTTAAAAATATGTTCAGCAAAAAGACACTGTTCACTTTATTAAAAAACCTAGCTAAATTGGGTTTGGTATTTGGCATGGCTTATTCAACAGTAAAGAAATCTGTGGTTTTGCTGGTCAATGCCGGAAATATTGGGACGCAAAAGTTATTTTTTTTACTGATGGAGCTTGTAAAAGACTTGGGTATTCAACTAGGCATTTTATTATTGGTATTAGGGATAGCCGATTACATCTATCAAGTATACGATTACCGGAAAAACTTAAAAATGTCTAAGCAAGATCTAAAAGACGAATACAAAGAAAGCGAAGGCGACCCGCAGATGAAAGGCAAGCGCAAGCAGTTCCACCGTCAATTGACAAGCGGGATGCTGTCAGATGTCGACACTGCTACAGCCGTCATTACCAACCCAACGCATCTAGCCATCGCGATTCGTTACGACAAAGCAACAGACGAAGTACCAATGATCGTTGCCAAGGGTGCTGATCACCAAGCTGCGAAAATCAGAGAACGGGCTAAAGAGGCAAATGTGCCGATTATTGAAAACAAACCAGTTGCTCGAGCCATGTACAAATCGATTGAAGTTGGTCAACCGATACCGGTCGATATGTATCAAGCCATCGCTGAGATTCTCGCCTTGGTTTACCAAATGGAAGAAATGAACAAACACAAAATATAA
- the flhA gene encoding flagellar biosynthesis protein FlhA, translating to MLTAFMGKFEKLTKSLDVLIAFFVVAILAMIIIPLPSPLLDFMLVVNIALSITILLLTLFSKSVLEFSTFPTLLLITTMFRLALNISSTRLILTVGEAGSVINTFANFVAGNNIVVGAVIFIIIVIIQMMVVTNGASRVSEVSARFTLDAMPGKQMSIDADLNSGLISEDQAKKRRSDLERETQFFGAMDGASKFVKGDAIAGIIITVINLIGGIVIHTVQSDMAIMEALSQFGKLTIGDGLVSQIPSLLISVASGILVTRSGSNTGFGSAVGKELFQAPKVMLMLSVILVLFAIIPGFPTLPFLLLGLVAGAGGYLNLENEKTKRSSAQADEQKSKAAQRTKKEKTEDESVASFQVDPISIEIGYGLIPLADESQDNNLMNHISSIRKQSAHELGILLSPIRIRDNLQLKANEYLIKIKGNTVAGGELYLDKYMIVDPGETDFDFDGIPTKEPAFGLDAMWVEESDREAADLRGYTVVDPLTVLVTHLKETIYKSSYELLGRQEVKQLLEGIKDKYGVVIDELIPDILRLGEVQKVLQNLLKENIPINDLVTILETLADYGNTTKDTEMLTEYVRQALNRTVVKQHLDGAGVLQVVTIMPDTEEMISRSIQKSSAGSIPVLQPDVVTRLFDSITTIQNQLQAIGIPHVLLASPKIRPAMKNLISYNFPDVAVLSLNEVPNDVAIETVGMVEG from the coding sequence ATGTTAACTGCTTTTATGGGTAAATTTGAGAAACTGACAAAATCACTAGATGTGTTGATCGCATTCTTTGTAGTGGCTATTTTAGCGATGATTATTATTCCACTGCCTTCTCCGCTATTGGATTTTATGCTAGTTGTCAATATTGCTTTGTCGATCACGATACTGCTTCTGACTCTTTTTTCTAAAAGCGTACTGGAATTTTCTACTTTTCCAACATTGCTGCTAATCACGACGATGTTTCGGTTGGCATTAAATATTTCGTCTACTCGTTTGATCTTGACGGTCGGTGAAGCGGGATCAGTGATCAATACATTTGCTAACTTTGTTGCCGGTAATAACATAGTGGTTGGAGCAGTCATCTTCATCATTATCGTTATCATTCAAATGATGGTCGTCACTAACGGAGCCAGCCGGGTTTCAGAAGTTTCGGCTCGTTTTACATTAGATGCTATGCCCGGTAAACAAATGTCGATCGATGCCGATTTAAATTCAGGGTTGATCAGTGAAGACCAAGCTAAAAAAAGACGGTCAGACTTAGAACGTGAAACCCAGTTTTTCGGAGCGATGGATGGTGCCAGCAAGTTCGTTAAAGGTGATGCGATAGCCGGTATTATCATTACGGTGATCAATTTGATCGGCGGGATTGTGATCCATACAGTTCAAAGTGATATGGCCATTATGGAAGCCCTTAGTCAATTCGGTAAATTAACGATAGGAGACGGGCTTGTTAGTCAGATTCCTTCACTATTGATTTCAGTAGCATCTGGTATTTTAGTGACCCGTTCAGGAAGCAATACGGGTTTTGGAAGTGCAGTAGGAAAAGAACTTTTCCAAGCGCCTAAAGTCATGTTGATGCTGTCTGTTATTTTAGTGTTGTTTGCAATAATACCTGGATTCCCAACGTTGCCCTTTTTGTTATTAGGACTAGTTGCCGGAGCGGGTGGGTATTTGAATCTGGAAAACGAAAAAACAAAACGATCGTCTGCACAAGCTGATGAACAGAAGTCAAAAGCTGCACAACGCACAAAAAAAGAAAAGACAGAAGACGAATCGGTTGCCTCCTTTCAAGTGGACCCAATTTCAATTGAAATTGGTTATGGGTTGATCCCCTTAGCGGACGAAAGCCAAGACAACAACTTGATGAACCATATTTCTAGTATTCGGAAGCAAAGTGCGCATGAGTTGGGAATTTTATTAAGCCCGATTCGCATTCGAGACAATTTACAGTTGAAAGCCAATGAATACTTGATAAAAATCAAAGGCAATACCGTAGCTGGCGGTGAATTATATTTAGACAAATACATGATCGTCGATCCGGGAGAAACGGACTTTGATTTTGATGGAATACCGACTAAAGAACCCGCTTTTGGATTAGATGCAATGTGGGTCGAGGAATCAGACCGTGAAGCTGCTGATTTAAGAGGATACACAGTCGTTGATCCGCTGACCGTATTGGTAACGCATTTGAAAGAAACCATTTACAAATCCAGCTATGAGCTGTTAGGCAGACAAGAAGTTAAGCAGCTGCTGGAAGGCATTAAGGATAAATATGGTGTAGTCATTGATGAATTGATTCCCGATATTTTACGTTTAGGCGAGGTTCAAAAAGTGCTGCAGAACTTATTAAAAGAAAACATTCCGATCAACGATTTAGTGACAATATTAGAAACATTGGCCGACTATGGCAATACAACTAAAGATACTGAAATGTTGACTGAATATGTTCGACAAGCACTGAACCGGACAGTTGTAAAACAACATTTAGATGGAGCTGGCGTTTTACAAGTTGTGACGATCATGCCCGATACAGAAGAAATGATCAGCCGCAGCATCCAAAAATCTTCAGCTGGATCGATTCCAGTGCTTCAGCCGGATGTGGTCACTCGGTTATTTGACAGTATCACAACTATACAAAATCAACTACAAGCAATAGGCATTCCGCACGTTTTATTGGCGTCGCCAAAAATACGACCGGCTATGAAAAACCTAATATCTTACAATTTTCCTGATGTGGCTGTCTTATCATTAAATGAAGTACCGAACGATGTGGCAATCGAGACTGTAGGGATGGTTGAAGGCTAA
- a CDS encoding sigma-70 family RNA polymerase sigma factor produces MYYENDREQEIIKYLPLVEKVVNGLNIKRSDYERGDLYNIGVIGLMDALEKYDKDKKVPFEGYAYIRIKGTIIDEVRKTAPVSRTRLSQLNEYYRAKEKLEETFKQTPSEKEICQELKINDKQLSKIHETVHQLASVSLEKVLYSEEGNDIELMDFLEDTQSVDSEEALLEQERHQLLTKNIHILDKREQTILNLYYVDELSLKEIAYIFDISVPRVSQIHGKIILKLKESMRREYDD; encoded by the coding sequence ATGTATTATGAAAACGATAGGGAACAGGAAATCATAAAATACCTGCCCTTGGTTGAAAAAGTTGTAAATGGGCTGAACATCAAACGCAGCGATTATGAACGCGGAGACCTCTACAATATTGGTGTGATTGGTTTGATGGATGCGTTGGAAAAATACGATAAAGACAAAAAAGTTCCTTTTGAAGGGTATGCCTATATCCGCATCAAAGGAACGATCATTGATGAAGTCAGAAAAACAGCTCCGGTTTCCAGAACACGACTCAGTCAGTTGAATGAATACTACCGTGCCAAAGAAAAACTGGAAGAAACCTTCAAACAGACACCGTCAGAAAAGGAAATTTGCCAGGAATTAAAAATCAATGACAAACAATTAAGCAAGATACACGAAACGGTCCACCAACTAGCTTCCGTTTCATTGGAAAAAGTGTTGTACAGTGAAGAAGGCAATGATATTGAACTGATGGACTTTTTAGAAGACACGCAGTCTGTTGACTCTGAAGAGGCACTGTTAGAACAGGAACGTCATCAGTTATTAACAAAAAACATTCATATATTGGATAAAAGAGAGCAAACGATTTTAAATTTGTACTACGTCGACGAGTTATCTTTGAAAGAAATTGCTTATATTTTTGACATCTCTGTTCCACGAGTTTCACAAATTCATGGAAAAATTATCTTAAAATTAAAAGAATCAATGAGGAGAGAATACGATGATTAG
- a CDS encoding flagellar hook-basal body protein, with protein sequence MIRSIDTLSRNFDILQKKQENISANVANINTAGYKAQEIIQSTLQSKQMANHLGGPLLNQKNDIGSFTFGNQIDEMYRSFDQGGLKGTASATDVALQGNGFFTVAGTDGQTYYTRNGNFTVNAAGELVTQEGHRVLGIDANGQSTFIPAGGTDFSVDSNGNVNETGLQLMLTEFGNPEALTSRGNTLYTGQGGTASMGTTTVFQHSLETSNVNTADEITNLMLVGREFEANQKALSAADETLRKAANEIGKV encoded by the coding sequence ATGATTAGAAGTATCGATACGCTTAGCAGAAACTTTGACATCTTGCAAAAAAAACAAGAAAACATTAGTGCAAATGTAGCCAATATCAATACTGCTGGTTACAAAGCTCAAGAGATCATACAAAGTACACTTCAATCAAAACAAATGGCCAACCATTTAGGCGGTCCTTTACTGAATCAAAAAAACGACATAGGAAGTTTTACATTCGGCAATCAAATTGATGAGATGTATCGAAGTTTTGATCAAGGAGGATTGAAAGGAACAGCTTCTGCGACCGACGTGGCTCTCCAAGGCAATGGATTTTTTACTGTAGCTGGAACAGATGGTCAAACGTATTATACCCGTAATGGGAATTTTACAGTGAATGCAGCTGGCGAACTGGTAACTCAAGAAGGACATCGGGTGCTAGGTATCGATGCAAACGGACAAAGCACATTTATCCCAGCAGGCGGCACTGATTTTTCAGTAGACAGCAACGGTAATGTCAATGAAACTGGATTGCAGCTAATGCTGACAGAATTTGGGAATCCTGAGGCTTTGACCAGCAGAGGAAACACACTGTATACAGGACAAGGCGGTACAGCCAGTATGGGTACCACAACCGTTTTTCAACATTCGCTTGAGACATCAAATGTAAATACTGCAGATGAAATCACAAACTTAATGTTAGTAGGCAGAGAATTTGAAGCGAATCAAAAAGCGTTAAGTGCAGCGGATGAAACATTAAGAAAAGCTGCTAATGAAATCGGAAAAGTTTAG
- a CDS encoding flagellar hook-basal body protein yields MSIPLSISKSGMNAVQNAMDALSHDIANSNTTGYKSKNVSFSELMVNDLNGESVLLSERVQNPGINNGTKSGVNTTNMAQGALIADENAYHLAIAGDGFFGVTDQNNQFYLTRDGAFQVNGDKSITNSNGDRLSIEAVIPVEQWPNGDVAIALNGEVIIQTGNETIVVGRIPLYTPAVSDALMPAGENKFTYDGVFVQGDGMIQQHFLEASNVDLASAITDMMVAQRAYSLNTKVVQGTNEMMSTINQFKQ; encoded by the coding sequence ATGAGTATACCTTTAAGTATCAGCAAAAGTGGGATGAACGCCGTACAAAATGCAATGGATGCTTTGTCCCATGATATCGCCAATTCCAATACGACCGGCTACAAATCTAAAAACGTCAGCTTCAGCGAATTGATGGTCAATGATCTAAATGGAGAATCCGTTCTTCTATCAGAACGTGTACAAAACCCGGGAATCAACAACGGAACAAAAAGCGGAGTCAATACGACCAATATGGCACAAGGCGCACTGATTGCAGATGAAAACGCGTATCACTTAGCGATTGCAGGTGATGGATTTTTTGGAGTAACGGATCAAAACAACCAATTCTATTTGACACGCGATGGAGCATTTCAAGTAAATGGAGACAAGTCGATCACCAACAGCAATGGAGACCGCTTGTCGATCGAAGCTGTGATACCTGTTGAACAATGGCCGAACGGAGATGTAGCAATTGCTTTAAATGGAGAAGTGATCATTCAAACGGGAAATGAAACAATCGTGGTTGGACGCATTCCATTGTATACACCAGCTGTTTCAGATGCATTGATGCCTGCAGGCGAAAATAAATTTACATATGATGGAGTATTTGTGCAAGGAGACGGCATGATCCAACAACATTTTTTAGAAGCTTCAAATGTTGACTTAGCATCAGCTATCACCGATATGATGGTTGCACAGCGCGCGTATTCGCTGAATACCAAAGTAGTACAAGGAACAAACGAAATGATGTCCACAATCAATCAATTCAAACAATAG
- the ftsE gene encoding cell division ATP-binding protein FtsE, producing the protein MIKMENVEKVYTKGVRALNNISVTIEDGEFVYVVGASGSGKTTFAKLLIREEKMTRGKLEVCGYDLAKLKSRDIPKLRREIGVVFQDYKLLNDRTVFENIAYALEVIGTKPEEIELRVMEALTQVELETKADLKPTELSGGEQQRVGIARAIVNRPKMLIADEPTGNLDPKTALEIMRLFYRINLQGTTIIMVTHNRSIVNKVHNRVLEIKNGQLVGDESKNNGSLQYDYASGDYLLI; encoded by the coding sequence ATGATTAAAATGGAAAACGTTGAAAAGGTCTATACGAAAGGAGTGCGAGCGCTCAACAATATCTCGGTTACAATTGAAGACGGAGAATTTGTTTACGTGGTCGGTGCAAGTGGATCGGGAAAAACTACTTTTGCCAAGTTACTCATTCGAGAAGAAAAAATGACTCGCGGCAAGCTGGAAGTTTGTGGATATGATCTAGCTAAATTAAAAAGCAGAGACATTCCCAAGTTAAGACGTGAAATCGGAGTCGTTTTTCAAGATTATAAATTGTTAAATGACCGGACAGTTTTTGAAAATATAGCTTATGCTTTGGAAGTGATTGGGACTAAACCCGAAGAAATCGAGCTGCGTGTAATGGAAGCTTTGACTCAGGTAGAACTGGAAACAAAAGCGGATCTAAAACCAACTGAATTATCAGGCGGTGAACAGCAAAGAGTCGGGATTGCTCGAGCAATCGTCAACCGTCCCAAAATGCTGATTGCTGATGAGCCGACAGGTAATCTTGATCCTAAGACTGCTCTGGAAATTATGCGGTTGTTTTACCGTATCAATTTACAAGGAACTACTATTATTATGGTCACTCACAATCGCTCGATCGTTAATAAAGTTCACAACCGTGTGTTGGAAATCAAAAACGGACAGCTAGTTGGAGATGAAAGCAAAAACAACGGCAGTCTGCAATACGATTACGCTTCCGGTGATTACCTATTGATTTAA